GCCGACGCCCCGGTGGGACGTCGAGAGCTCTCCGTCGTCGATCGAGACGAGGATGTTGACCCGCCACGACGGATTCGTCTCCGGAAAGTCGGTACGGTAGTGTGCCCCGCGGGACTCGCGTCGCTCGAGCGCGGCCCGGAGCATCGCCTCGGCGACGGTGAGGCTGAACGAGAGGTCGACGGCGTACTCGAACGATCGACTCGTCCGATCGCCGTCGACGCGGAGATCGGCCGTTCGAGCACGGATGTCGGCCAGTTCGTCGAGGCCGTTCCGGAGTCCCTCGGCGTCGCGCAGGATGCCGGCGGTCTCCCACAGGGCGTCGCCGAGGTCGTCGAGGAGTTCCCGCGGAGTGATGGTTCCGTCCGACGCCGCGAGGTCATCGAGTGCGCGGAACTCGCGTTCCGCGAGCGCTCGATGGCCGCCGGTGAGTTCCGGCTCGTCGTCTCCGTCGGTGACCTCGCTTGCGACGTGGTCGCCGACGTGCTTCCCGATCGCGACGGTCTCGGCCAGCGAGTTGCCGCCGAGCCGGTTCGCCCCGTGGACGCCCGCGACCGTCTCGCCGACGGCGTACAGTCCCTCGACCCCGGTCTCGCCGGTTCGGAAGTCGATTCCGACGCCGCCCATCGTGTAGTGGGCCGTGGGTGCGACCTCCATCGGTTCCTCGGTGATGTCGACGCCGAGGGAATCGAAACGTTCGACCATCGCCGGCAGCCGATCGCGGACGTACTCGGAATCGCGGTGGGAGATGTCGAGGTAGACCCCGCCGGTTTCGGTCCCGCGCCCCTCGCGGATCTCCTGGGCGATCGCTCGCGCGACCACGTCCCTGGCGTCGAGTTCCATCTGGTCCGGAGAGTACCGTTCCATGAACCGCTCACCGTCCGCGTTGTACAGCCGGCCGCCCTCGCCGCGGACCGCCTCGGTCACGAGTCGGCCGTCCCACTCCTCGCCGTACCGGTCGCCGACCATCCCCGTCGGGTGGAACTGGACGAACTCGAGATCCGCGAGCCGGGCACCCGCCTCGAGGGCGAGCGCCTGTCCGTCGCCGTTGTTCTCGTCGTCGCGCGAGGAGTGGCGGTGGTAGAGGGCCGAAAACCCGCCCGCCGCGAGCACGACGTGGTTCGTCCGGAACAGCATCCCCTGGCCGGTTTCCATGTCGAAACCGACCGCGCCGTCGATCCGGGTGCCATCCGAGAGTAGTCGCGTGATCATCACGTTGTCGCGGTACGGGACCTCGAGTTCCCGTGCACGATCGATCAGCGTTTCGAGCACGGCTTCACCGGTCCGATCGCCGACGAAACAGGTCCGCCGGTACGACTGTGCGCCGAAGTACCGCTGATTGATCGTCCCGTCGTCGGTCCGATCGAACGGCATCCCCCACTCGTCGAGTTCGCGGATCCGATCGGGCATCCCCTTCGCAGTCAGTTCGACGGCCTCGGGATCGTTGAGATGGTGGCCCTCGTTCAGCGTGTCCGCCGCGTGGATCGCCCAGTCGTCGTCGGGATCGAGCGACCCGAGCGCGGCGTTGATCCCGCCGGCCGCCCACGTCGTGTGCGCGTCGCCGTGGTCGCGTTTGCCGATCACGAGTGACTCGATCCCCGATTCCGCGAGTTCGATCGCGACTCGCGCCCCCGCCGCGCCGGCCCCGACGACGAGCACGGGGGTCGTGACGACGTCGTACTCCGGGCACCGATCGTCGACCACCGTGTCGGTCCCGTCCGCGGCATCGAGTCGACCCTCGACACCGCTGGCGTGGTCCCTCGTCGATGCTCGCCGGTCGGTTGGCGGGTTTCTTGTCATCGAAGTAACGTCGGGGCCGAACGGGTATAGGCAGCCTCCCAAACGACGCAGCTCCGTCTCGTTGGGGCTGCTG
The nucleotide sequence above comes from Halosolutus halophilus. Encoded proteins:
- a CDS encoding L-aspartate oxidase, with protein sequence MTRNPPTDRRASTRDHASGVEGRLDAADGTDTVVDDRCPEYDVVTTPVLVVGAGAAGARVAIELAESGIESLVIGKRDHGDAHTTWAAGGINAALGSLDPDDDWAIHAADTLNEGHHLNDPEAVELTAKGMPDRIRELDEWGMPFDRTDDGTINQRYFGAQSYRRTCFVGDRTGEAVLETLIDRARELEVPYRDNVMITRLLSDGTRIDGAVGFDMETGQGMLFRTNHVVLAAGGFSALYHRHSSRDDENNGDGQALALEAGARLADLEFVQFHPTGMVGDRYGEEWDGRLVTEAVRGEGGRLYNADGERFMERYSPDQMELDARDVVARAIAQEIREGRGTETGGVYLDISHRDSEYVRDRLPAMVERFDSLGVDITEEPMEVAPTAHYTMGGVGIDFRTGETGVEGLYAVGETVAGVHGANRLGGNSLAETVAIGKHVGDHVASEVTDGDDEPELTGGHRALAEREFRALDDLAASDGTITPRELLDDLGDALWETAGILRDAEGLRNGLDELADIRARTADLRVDGDRTSRSFEYAVDLSFSLTVAEAMLRAALERRESRGAHYRTDFPETNPSWRVNILVSIDDGELSTSHRGVGEPSAAVREALEEGYELDYHHLE